In one bacterium genomic region, the following are encoded:
- the rsgA gene encoding ribosome small subunit-dependent GTPase A yields the protein MLIPPPESNARVASVARRTCLLRLFSGEEVEAVLRGKLFEDGDGITAGDHVVASQESGKWTVDEVLPRANAYLRKGLRKEKQVMFANADRVLIVVSLARPQTKIAAIDRFVVAAMFGKVPPLLVVTKTDLDTNHEHLHEVRELYAPFEIPILAVSNVTGEGIDGVRQIVSQGVSAIIGNSGVGKSSLTNSLVPGIELRVRDVSAWSGKGTHTTSAALLVPYGESAALIDTPGMKSFVPYGLTRQNLVSLFPDIEKLASNCRFRNCKHISEPDCAVAEALDDGQLPKSRFRSFQRMLSEVEEDY from the coding sequence GTGCTGATTCCACCACCTGAAAGCAACGCGCGAGTCGCTAGTGTCGCGCGCCGTACGTGCCTCCTTCGGCTGTTCTCGGGAGAAGAAGTCGAGGCTGTGTTGCGCGGGAAACTCTTCGAAGACGGTGACGGTATCACCGCCGGCGATCACGTCGTCGCATCGCAAGAGAGCGGCAAGTGGACGGTTGATGAGGTTTTGCCGCGTGCGAACGCGTACCTGCGGAAGGGATTGCGAAAAGAGAAGCAGGTGATGTTTGCCAACGCCGATCGCGTGCTGATTGTAGTCTCGCTGGCTCGCCCGCAAACCAAAATCGCCGCAATTGACCGCTTCGTCGTCGCCGCAATGTTCGGGAAGGTGCCGCCGTTGCTGGTGGTCACCAAGACCGACCTCGATACAAACCATGAGCACCTGCACGAAGTGAGGGAACTTTACGCGCCGTTTGAAATCCCGATCCTCGCCGTCAGTAACGTCACCGGAGAAGGCATTGACGGCGTGAGGCAAATCGTGAGTCAAGGTGTGTCTGCGATCATCGGAAACTCCGGCGTCGGCAAGAGTTCGCTTACGAATTCGCTCGTCCCCGGGATTGAGTTGCGGGTGCGCGATGTCAGCGCGTGGTCAGGCAAAGGCACGCACACGACTTCTGCAGCGTTGCTCGTTCCGTACGGAGAAAGCGCCGCGCTGATTGATACCCCGGGAATGAAGAGCTTCGTCCCCTACGGTCTGACTCGTCAAAACCTCGTGTCACTATTCCCCGATATTGAAAAGCTTGCGTCCAACTGTCGGTTCCGAAATTGCAAGCACATTTCCGAACCGGACTGCGCGGTGGCCGAGGCACTCGACGACGGACAATTGCCAAAATCACGATTCAGAAGTTTTCAAAGAATGCTGAGCGAGGTGGAGGAGGACTACTGA